The following coding sequences are from one Nitrospirota bacterium window:
- a CDS encoding ammonia-forming cytochrome c nitrite reductase subunit c552: MSKKFYVLLLSFIAIVLVMGIYFTSADAQKAATAKAKPAEKSVNVETCYGCHAPIKELHAMGKHAKINCSNCHKGLDKHLKGPSPDTRPATDTSWEACGSCHKEQYNSFLQTAYHRPARDEKSQLTNRSPNPFWDKLMMGHGFTKEHNLTRSHPWMLIDHLIVDRAYGGRFQAKNGWLYTTEKAGKKAWDLLQDNYPDVKEHKAFIPQSAPAANPVCLQCKSQDQILKWAYMGDPVNGAQWSRTSKVFELAKDLQHGLNCIYCHDPHAAKPRVVRDGLIDALTRPDGDTLWHKDPKRTGIKVIDMGVRGFTRKIALLDKYDTRLQCGQCHVEYNCNPGYDPTNPDTSKYTVTMADRRTNHFPYKDVFDLYDHYVNKVHFLDFKHALTGGLLWKAQHPEAETFYSSKHAKAGVGCNDCHTPKVKDKKTGKVYTSHFAVTPKVQLKETCLKCHSKWTPEQAVYAIDSIKAYTKGKMRKAEFWLSALIDKIVEAKKAGVDAEAIKKAQDQHLRAHILWEYWTAENSDGFHNPEMARESLTMSVDESQKGIKILTDAMAAKTTAK, from the coding sequence ATGAGCAAGAAGTTTTATGTATTACTGCTATCGTTCATAGCGATTGTTTTAGTTATGGGTATTTATTTCACAAGTGCAGATGCTCAGAAGGCAGCGACTGCCAAAGCTAAGCCAGCAGAAAAATCAGTAAACGTGGAGACGTGCTATGGGTGTCATGCACCCATTAAAGAGCTCCACGCAATGGGCAAACATGCAAAGATTAATTGTTCAAACTGCCACAAAGGGCTTGATAAGCATCTCAAAGGACCCAGCCCTGATACAAGACCTGCAACTGACACATCATGGGAAGCATGCGGTTCATGCCATAAAGAGCAGTATAACAGCTTTTTACAGACGGCCTATCACAGGCCTGCGAGGGATGAGAAATCCCAGCTCACAAACAGGTCTCCAAATCCATTCTGGGATAAACTTATGATGGGGCATGGTTTTACTAAAGAGCATAACCTTACAAGAAGCCACCCCTGGATGCTCATAGACCATCTGATTGTTGACAGGGCATATGGAGGAAGATTCCAGGCAAAGAATGGTTGGCTGTATACCACTGAAAAGGCAGGTAAAAAAGCATGGGATTTGCTTCAGGATAATTATCCTGATGTTAAAGAGCATAAGGCATTCATTCCCCAGAGTGCCCCTGCTGCAAATCCTGTTTGCTTACAGTGTAAGAGTCAGGACCAGATCCTGAAATGGGCATACATGGGTGACCCTGTAAACGGCGCCCAGTGGTCAAGGACATCTAAGGTATTTGAGCTTGCAAAAGACCTTCAGCATGGTCTTAACTGCATTTACTGCCATGACCCACATGCAGCAAAGCCGAGAGTCGTGAGAGACGGTCTTATAGATGCCCTCACAAGACCTGATGGAGACACCCTCTGGCATAAAGACCCGAAAAGAACAGGCATAAAGGTGATTGATATGGGTGTCAGGGGATTTACGAGAAAGATTGCCCTTCTTGATAAATACGACACAAGGCTCCAGTGCGGACAGTGCCATGTGGAGTATAACTGCAATCCAGGCTATGACCCAACAAATCCTGATACGTCCAAATACACAGTCACAATGGCGGACAGAAGGACAAACCATTTCCCATACAAGGATGTCTTTGATCTTTATGACCACTATGTAAATAAGGTTCACTTCCTTGACTTCAAACACGCCCTGACAGGGGGCCTGCTCTGGAAGGCACAGCATCCTGAGGCAGAGACATTCTACAGCTCAAAGCATGCAAAGGCAGGAGTTGGATGTAACGACTGCCATACCCCAAAGGTGAAGGACAAGAAGACAGGTAAAGTCTATACATCTCACTTTGCAGTAACACCAAAGGTTCAGCTTAAAGAGACATGCCTTAAATGCCATTCAAAGTGGACACCAGAACAGGCAGTGTATGCCATTGATTCCATTAAGGCATACACTAAAGGAAAGATGAGAAAGGCAGAGTTCTGGCTTTCTGCTTTAATTGATAAGATAGTTGAGGCCAAGAAGGCTGGTGTTGATGCAGAGGCTATAAAGAAGGCACAGGATCAACATCTGAGGGCACATATACTCTGGGAATACTGGACTGCCGAAAACTCAGACGGTTTCCATAATCCTGAGATGGCAAGAGAATCACTTACCATGTCTGTTGACGAGTCACAAAAAGGCATCAAGATTCTTACTGATGCAATGGCTGCTAAAACAACTGCAAAATAA
- a CDS encoding ferritin family protein: MFTGKEDLLQVLIEAFLMEKGTRDFYSQAAQKAINSKTKNAFKELSRWEEQHMDFIQFLYQSIQDNRDVESFKDFKNRTDAPVTEAGIPVKDLETKLEGYNFIDDMGALIMALEMEGKAYNLYRRLSRDTIDNNARVVFQEMMEQESKHIDYLKKVRLNLSEIP, translated from the coding sequence GTGTTCACAGGCAAAGAGGATTTACTGCAGGTACTTATTGAAGCCTTTCTCATGGAGAAAGGGACGAGGGACTTCTATTCTCAGGCTGCCCAAAAGGCAATCAATTCAAAAACTAAAAACGCATTTAAAGAACTTTCTCGATGGGAAGAACAGCATATGGATTTTATTCAGTTCCTTTACCAATCAATACAGGACAACAGGGATGTAGAGAGTTTTAAAGACTTCAAAAACAGAACAGATGCACCTGTTACAGAAGCAGGGATTCCTGTAAAAGACCTGGAGACGAAATTAGAAGGATACAATTTTATAGATGATATGGGAGCACTAATAATGGCACTGGAGATGGAGGGAAAGGCATATAACCTTTATCGAAGGCTTTCTCGGGATACTATAGATAATAACGCAAGGGTTGTATTTCAAGAGATGATGGAGCAGGAAAGCAAACATATCGATTATCTTAAAAAGGTGAGGCTAAACCTTTCCGAGATACCATGA
- a CDS encoding ferritin family protein — protein MNAIEIAIRMEKDAINFYREASEKTRHPVGKKMFLTITEDEKRHLEMLSQIFKGLNIEAKDVSPLKNIRTIFESMKDEMMQRVEATTDELEAFKIAMQMEKEGIEFYKKAASEAQTWREKSLFERLIKEEQQHYDVFANTYFFLSDTGSWFMWEEHSIVDGGTSWA, from the coding sequence ATGAATGCTATCGAGATAGCTATCAGGATGGAAAAGGATGCAATAAATTTCTATAGGGAGGCATCTGAAAAGACAAGACATCCTGTTGGAAAAAAGATGTTTCTGACTATAACAGAAGATGAAAAAAGGCACCTTGAGATGCTCTCACAAATATTCAAGGGGCTTAACATAGAGGCCAAAGATGTCAGTCCGTTGAAAAATATCAGGACAATTTTTGAATCAATGAAGGATGAGATGATGCAGAGAGTTGAGGCAACCACGGATGAGCTTGAAGCATTTAAGATCGCAATGCAGATGGAAAAAGAGGGGATTGAATTTTATAAAAAGGCTGCATCAGAAGCGCAAACATGGAGGGAAAAATCTCTATTTGAGAGACTTATTAAAGAAGAACAGCAGCATTATGATGTCTTTGCGAATACATATTTCTTCCTCTCAGACACCGGGAGCTGGTTTATGTGGGAGGAACACAGCATAGTGGACGGTGGCACATCATGGGCATAA
- a CDS encoding cytochrome c gives MSTLLLKSILSLITILSAFIAIFTMYEILGRSEKKYDIAKLKKIHKANGIVYFLIFIFIAYFCLNFIITSKSELSPRGIFHSVFAFTVIVLLCLKISFIRIYKQFYGKVQTIGLLIALITFGMVGTSGGYYLLVTEFGRDKAFDKIMEYKKEGPSKIADKKVVAPTLRGNRDEGIKIAVKTDPESIRKGKELYESKCYFCHDAYSTKAAVGPGHKGILKNPLLPVSKKPATPENVATQLRNPYKDMPSFSYLSEDDVLNIIAFLNTL, from the coding sequence ATGTCTACACTGCTTCTAAAGTCTATTTTATCTTTGATCACAATTCTCTCTGCTTTTATTGCCATATTCACAATGTACGAAATCCTTGGAAGATCCGAAAAGAAATATGATATTGCAAAACTTAAGAAGATACATAAGGCCAATGGAATAGTTTATTTTTTGATATTTATCTTTATAGCCTATTTCTGTCTGAACTTTATTATAACTTCCAAATCAGAGCTTTCTCCCCGCGGGATATTCCATAGCGTATTTGCCTTCACAGTAATAGTTCTCCTCTGCCTGAAAATCTCTTTTATAAGAATCTATAAACAGTTTTATGGAAAGGTTCAGACAATTGGACTTTTAATTGCCCTGATCACCTTTGGTATGGTCGGTACTTCTGGTGGTTACTATCTGCTTGTTACTGAATTTGGAAGGGATAAGGCTTTCGATAAAATTATGGAATACAAAAAGGAAGGCCCATCAAAAATAGCAGATAAAAAAGTCGTTGCCCCGACACTTCGGGGTAACCGAGATGAAGGTATAAAGATTGCAGTTAAAACAGACCCTGAGAGCATCAGAAAGGGCAAAGAACTTTATGAATCCAAATGCTATTTCTGCCACGATGCTTACAGTACAAAAGCCGCTGTGGGTCCAGGGCATAAAGGTATTCTAAAAAACCCTCTGCTTCCTGTAAGCAAGAAACCGGCAACCCCTGAGAATGTAGCGACTCAATTGAGGAATCCTTATAAGGACATGCCGTCATTTTCTTACCTATCGGAAGATGATGTGCTGAACATCATTGCGTTTTTAAATACGCTTTAA
- the amrB gene encoding AmmeMemoRadiSam system protein B: protein MKRRPAVAGQFYSGTSSKLSAQVSQYIEAYPLREKVLGIVSPHAGLMYSGGVAGAVYSKIEFPHTFILLGPNHTGLGSPISIMAFGEWEVPTGTLKIDELLAKKILQFSDVIEEDTQAHSMEHSLEVQLPFILHFSSDVMIVPITMMANSLADCRLVGDALAKAIKDTTYPVVIVASSDMSHYETDPVARAKDKKAIDRILNLDPEGLHETVRREKISMCGFAPATAMLFAANSLGAREAELVKYMTSGDVSGDYSYVVGYAGIIIK, encoded by the coding sequence ATGAAAAGAAGGCCTGCTGTAGCCGGGCAATTTTATTCTGGCACATCATCTAAGCTTTCTGCGCAGGTCAGCCAGTATATTGAAGCGTATCCCCTTAGAGAGAAAGTCTTAGGCATTGTTTCTCCTCACGCAGGGCTTATGTATTCCGGCGGTGTTGCAGGTGCGGTTTATTCAAAGATCGAGTTTCCTCATACGTTTATTCTTCTTGGCCCTAACCACACAGGGCTTGGAAGCCCTATCTCCATTATGGCCTTTGGCGAGTGGGAAGTCCCTACAGGTACATTGAAAATAGATGAATTATTGGCAAAAAAAATCCTCCAGTTCTCCGACGTCATTGAAGAGGACACCCAGGCACATTCAATGGAACATTCCCTTGAAGTTCAGCTCCCGTTTATCCTTCATTTCTCATCGGATGTCATGATTGTGCCGATTACAATGATGGCTAATTCCCTTGCGGATTGCAGATTAGTAGGAGATGCGCTGGCAAAGGCTATTAAAGACACAACATACCCTGTTGTTATTGTTGCAAGCTCTGATATGAGCCACTATGAAACTGACCCGGTAGCCAGGGCAAAAGATAAAAAGGCCATTGACAGGATCCTCAATCTCGACCCGGAGGGCCTTCATGAGACAGTCAGAAGGGAAAAGATAAGCATGTGCGGGTTTGCGCCTGCGACTGCTATGCTCTTTGCCGCAAACAGCTTGGGCGCCAGAGAAGCCGAGCTTGTCAAATACATGACATCAGGCGATGTCAGTGGAGATTATAGCTATGTTGTGGGCTACGCGGGGATAATAATAAAATAA
- a CDS encoding acetoin utilization protein AcuC: MSESTRTEKAALVYSEDFQKYNYGPQHPLKMERLKLTYELLKAYGVLDSPGVAVFEPESAPYEEIVTFHTNEYIDVLKLIDEGICPDNAGQYGLGWGDNPVFSGIYAGSLLTVGSTLKAVDIVLKNIAPAAFSIAGGLHHAMPGRASGFCYLNDPVIGINRILRAGKTVAYIDIDAHHGDGVQFAFYNTSKVLTISLHETGFFLFPGTGDVTEIGKGKGRWFSVNLPFYPETRDEVYLWGFKEIVPPILDAFKPDILVTQLGADSLYNDPLTHLELTNLAFKEMVSFFKNLKIPWVALGGGGYNILNVARAWGLAFSIMAGVELDKELPEAFKEILAREGINAELPGIIDRPLEQKDQKKQRQFAQKGVEYIKKEVFPILGLSSDSSDPDFSGQEVTA; encoded by the coding sequence ATGTCGGAATCGACTCGTACCGAGAAAGCTGCCCTCGTCTATTCTGAGGACTTCCAGAAATACAACTACGGCCCTCAGCATCCATTAAAAATGGAGCGACTTAAGCTTACCTATGAGCTTCTAAAGGCTTATGGAGTGCTTGACTCTCCTGGTGTTGCTGTTTTTGAGCCTGAGTCTGCCCCTTATGAAGAAATAGTAACCTTTCACACTAATGAATATATTGATGTCTTAAAACTTATTGACGAAGGCATTTGTCCCGATAATGCGGGGCAGTATGGGCTTGGCTGGGGAGATAACCCTGTATTCAGCGGGATATACGCAGGCTCTTTACTCACTGTTGGCTCAACTCTTAAGGCTGTTGATATTGTATTGAAAAATATTGCTCCGGCTGCGTTTAGCATTGCAGGAGGTCTTCATCATGCCATGCCAGGCCGCGCCTCTGGATTCTGTTATTTAAATGACCCTGTAATTGGAATTAACAGGATACTCAGGGCAGGTAAAACAGTGGCTTATATTGATATTGATGCCCATCACGGAGACGGTGTTCAATTCGCTTTTTACAATACTTCAAAAGTGCTTACCATTTCTCTCCATGAAACAGGCTTTTTTCTCTTTCCAGGCACAGGAGACGTAACAGAAATAGGGAAGGGCAAGGGAAGGTGGTTTTCCGTAAATCTTCCATTTTATCCTGAGACAAGGGATGAGGTATATTTGTGGGGATTTAAAGAAATCGTTCCGCCCATTCTTGATGCCTTTAAGCCCGACATTCTTGTTACCCAGCTTGGTGCTGACAGCTTATATAATGACCCCCTGACACATTTAGAACTCACAAATCTTGCATTCAAGGAGATGGTTTCATTTTTTAAAAATCTTAAAATCCCATGGGTAGCGCTTGGCGGAGGGGGCTATAATATTTTAAATGTGGCGAGGGCATGGGGACTCGCCTTCTCTATAATGGCAGGAGTTGAACTCGACAAAGAGCTACCTGAGGCATTTAAAGAAATCCTGGCCAGAGAAGGAATTAATGCCGAATTGCCCGGCATTATTGATAGGCCTCTTGAGCAGAAAGACCAAAAAAAGCAGAGGCAATTTGCCCAAAAAGGTGTAGAATATATTAAAAAAGAAGTCTTCCCAATTCTTGGCCTTTCTTCAGATTCGTCTGATCCCGACTTTTCGGGACAGGAGGTAACAGCATGA
- the dnaB gene encoding replicative DNA helicase, protein MKELEVALDRLPPQNIEAEQSVLGAILLENEAIAKVLEFLAPDDFYRDAHKKIFNGMLALYERNEPIDLITLTEHMGRKEQLEEVGGASYLSSIISQVPTSANVRYHSKIVKEKAILRNLIRTATEIVTMSYDDNLEVNELLDRAETKIFAISEKMVKTSFVHVKDILKDTIELVDRLYNKKELITGLPTGFADLDTLTTGFHPGDLVVVGARPGMGKTSFCLNIASYVGIEAKVPVALFSLEMSKELIVLRIVCSEAEVDSKSVRSGYHSKEDYRKLVNAAGRLAEAPIYIDDTFNSVLEIRAKARRLKAEHGLGLIIIDYLQLMRGESSYIGREQVISDISRSLKALAKDLSVPVIVISQLNRSCEQRGENKRPILADLRESGAIEQDADTILFLYRGEYYKASDAEKGVAELNVAKQRNGPTRTIKVTFIDQYTKFKNYTGRQLDWNG, encoded by the coding sequence ATGAAAGAACTTGAAGTTGCCCTCGACAGATTACCCCCTCAAAATATCGAAGCAGAGCAGTCTGTCTTAGGTGCTATCCTGCTTGAAAATGAGGCCATAGCAAAGGTTCTGGAATTCCTTGCCCCTGATGATTTTTACAGAGATGCTCACAAAAAAATATTTAATGGAATGCTTGCTCTGTACGAGAGGAATGAGCCCATAGACCTAATCACACTTACAGAACATATGGGCAGAAAAGAACAACTCGAAGAGGTAGGCGGAGCCTCCTATCTCAGCTCTATCATAAGTCAGGTGCCAACCTCAGCAAACGTAAGATACCATTCAAAAATAGTAAAAGAAAAAGCAATTCTGAGAAACCTCATAAGAACAGCTACGGAAATTGTAACCATGAGCTACGATGATAATCTGGAAGTTAATGAGCTTCTCGATAGAGCTGAAACAAAGATTTTTGCCATATCTGAAAAAATGGTAAAAACCTCTTTTGTCCACGTAAAAGATATCCTGAAAGATACGATAGAGCTCGTAGACCGCCTTTATAATAAAAAAGAACTCATAACCGGGCTTCCAACGGGTTTTGCAGACCTTGACACGCTTACAACAGGCTTTCACCCAGGTGACCTTGTAGTCGTTGGCGCCAGACCTGGTATGGGCAAGACTTCTTTTTGTCTGAATATTGCCTCGTATGTTGGAATTGAGGCCAAGGTGCCTGTAGCTCTTTTCAGTCTCGAGATGTCCAAGGAACTAATTGTCTTGAGAATAGTGTGCTCAGAGGCAGAGGTGGACTCCAAGAGTGTCCGCTCGGGTTACCACAGCAAGGAAGATTATAGAAAGCTTGTAAATGCCGCTGGCAGACTGGCAGAAGCACCGATATACATAGATGATACATTCAACTCAGTGCTTGAAATAAGGGCCAAGGCCCGCAGACTCAAAGCAGAACATGGCCTTGGTCTTATAATTATAGATTATTTACAGCTTATGAGGGGTGAAAGCTCATATATTGGAAGAGAACAGGTAATTTCTGATATCTCACGGTCGTTAAAGGCCCTTGCCAAAGATCTGTCGGTGCCTGTTATAGTAATCAGTCAGCTCAACAGAAGCTGCGAACAGAGGGGAGAAAACAAAAGGCCAATACTTGCTGATTTAAGGGAATCAGGGGCCATAGAGCAGGATGCAGATACAATCCTGTTCCTGTACAGAGGTGAGTATTACAAGGCCTCAGACGCTGAAAAGGGGGTAGCGGAATTAAATGTCGCAAAGCAGAGAAATGGGCCAACCAGGACTATAAAAGTCACTTTTATTGACCAATATACTAAATTCAAAAATTATACAGGCCGTCAGCTCGACTGGAACGGCTGA
- a CDS encoding 50S ribosomal protein L9: MKVILKEDVKDLGRIGDILNVADGYGRNYLIPKNLAVEASPKNIKKLEHEKNIILEKAKKVKQSLEDLAKKLSGMTVTIQAQAGDEDKLFGSVTSMDIAEALSREGIEVDKRKILLEEPIKRLGTYNVSIKLHPEITANVTIEVGKDNR; encoded by the coding sequence ATGAAAGTTATTTTAAAAGAAGACGTCAAAGACCTCGGCAGGATTGGAGATATATTAAATGTGGCTGATGGCTATGGAAGGAATTATCTTATCCCGAAGAATTTAGCTGTAGAGGCAAGTCCTAAAAACATCAAAAAGCTCGAGCATGAAAAAAATATAATCCTTGAGAAGGCAAAAAAAGTTAAACAATCACTTGAGGATCTGGCCAAAAAGTTATCAGGCATGACCGTAACTATCCAGGCCCAGGCAGGCGATGAGGACAAATTGTTTGGCTCTGTGACCAGCATGGATATAGCCGAAGCCCTATCCAGAGAAGGGATCGAGGTCGATAAACGGAAGATACTTTTAGAGGAGCCTATAAAAAGGTTAGGGACGTATAATGTTTCCATTAAACTGCATCCAGAGATAACAGCAAACGTTACTATAGAAGTCGGTAAAGACAATAGATAA
- a CDS encoding FAD-binding protein — MKRIREILPGRVSTEPEELLCYSFDASSMDDLPSVVVRPLTTAEVSKAAAFAYEGEIPLIPRGAGSGLAGGAVSLKDSIVLSLERMNKILDIDENNLVAVVEPGVVNAHLQRALETKGLFYPPDPASMEFCTLGGNVATNAGGPRALKYGVTRDYVLGLEAVLSDGRVLTTGVKTHKGVVGYDLTRLIVGSEGTLSIITKIFLKILPLPEETITLLCVFPGLDSAAMAVPKITASRIIPRTLEFLDRESIKAVENYKPVGLPETAEAVLLIEVDGARASVTVDAEKIATICTSLGADVQVADDVFAKQRLWEARRAVSPALYHISPSKINEDIVVPRSKIPEMIHSLKRIADRHHIKIVNFGHAGDGNIHVNIMTDKDNPDEYKRAKYAVKDIFEETLKLGGTISGEHGIGLTKSPYIEMEVPPTALALMRGIKKIFDPKGIMNPGKIFPVVATRSLPVSGEDSLRDSHRVD; from the coding sequence ATGAAGCGGATTAGAGAGATATTGCCTGGCAGGGTATCAACCGAGCCAGAAGAATTACTCTGTTATAGCTTTGATGCATCCTCTATGGATGACCTTCCATCTGTTGTAGTAAGGCCACTCACTACCGCTGAAGTATCAAAGGCAGCGGCCTTTGCCTATGAAGGTGAAATCCCCCTGATACCACGCGGTGCTGGTTCAGGGCTGGCAGGCGGAGCTGTATCCCTGAAAGACTCTATTGTGCTGTCCTTAGAGAGGATGAATAAGATCCTGGATATTGATGAAAATAACCTCGTTGCTGTGGTTGAACCAGGGGTTGTAAACGCCCATCTTCAAAGGGCATTAGAGACAAAAGGGCTTTTTTACCCTCCGGACCCAGCAAGTATGGAGTTCTGCACCTTAGGCGGCAATGTAGCTACAAATGCAGGGGGGCCCAGGGCCTTAAAGTATGGTGTTACAAGAGATTATGTCCTGGGCCTTGAAGCCGTTCTTTCAGACGGCAGGGTTCTTACAACAGGAGTAAAAACTCATAAGGGAGTAGTTGGTTATGATTTAACAAGGCTTATTGTTGGTTCTGAGGGCACCCTTTCAATTATTACAAAGATATTCTTAAAGATACTACCTTTGCCTGAAGAGACAATAACACTTCTATGTGTGTTCCCTGGATTGGATTCGGCTGCAATGGCTGTCCCCAAGATTACAGCCAGTAGAATAATTCCGAGAACCCTTGAATTCCTGGATCGTGAGTCAATAAAAGCTGTTGAAAACTATAAACCAGTCGGGCTTCCAGAAACAGCAGAGGCAGTGCTCTTGATTGAAGTTGATGGTGCCAGAGCCTCGGTAACTGTGGATGCTGAAAAAATAGCAACTATCTGCACCTCTCTGGGGGCTGATGTCCAGGTAGCAGATGATGTCTTTGCAAAACAACGCCTGTGGGAAGCAAGGAGGGCTGTTTCGCCTGCCCTCTATCATATAAGTCCATCAAAGATAAACGAGGATATAGTTGTGCCGCGGAGCAAAATTCCAGAGATGATTCACTCATTAAAAAGGATAGCTGATAGACACCACATAAAGATTGTAAATTTTGGACACGCAGGAGATGGCAATATCCATGTAAATATAATGACCGATAAAGACAATCCTGATGAATATAAAAGGGCAAAATATGCGGTAAAAGATATCTTTGAAGAAACACTAAAATTAGGAGGCACTATTTCAGGGGAGCATGGCATAGGGCTGACAAAGTCTCCCTATATCGAAATGGAAGTCCCCCCAACCGCACTCGCACTCATGAGGGGGATAAAAAAGATTTTTGACCCGAAGGGCATAATGAACCCTGGAAAAATATTTCCGGTCGTAGCGACTCGAAGTCTACCCGTATCGGGCGAAGACTCGCTACGAGACTCGCATCGAGTTGATTGA
- a CDS encoding PilZ domain-containing protein: MNKRSFQRFRVDDECKAKIIFAHEVKILDISSGGMLFETTRRMNTNSRYRVQISSDKGKMAPLCTVVRATLKGAIKSGEKGNVFALDDGPEIIRLKGCEKTIPYYHVAVEFQGLNDNEKIFLKDLISSLSRKHEAD; encoded by the coding sequence GTGAATAAAAGGTCATTCCAGCGATTCAGGGTGGACGATGAATGCAAGGCAAAAATTATATTCGCCCATGAAGTAAAGATACTGGATATAAGCAGTGGGGGAATGCTTTTTGAAACAACACGACGCATGAATACTAACAGTCGTTACAGAGTACAGATATCATCTGATAAAGGGAAGATGGCCCCTCTCTGTACTGTTGTTAGAGCAACATTAAAAGGCGCGATAAAGAGTGGCGAAAAGGGTAATGTTTTTGCTTTGGATGATGGGCCGGAAATAATAAGGTTAAAGGGTTGCGAAAAAACCATTCCATATTATCATGTGGCTGTGGAATTTCAAGGCTTAAATGACAATGAGAAGATTTTTTTAAAAGACCTCATATCATCCCTTTCCAGAAAACATGAAGCGGATTAG